CGCTTTTCAGGACCTCACATTCAGCTAAAAAACTCTTCGAAGCTCCTCGATATTGAAGGTTGAAAACCTTCACTGCAACAATAGTTTGCTGAGGACCCAAGATGCCTTTGTAGACTGAACCATACCCTCCTCTACCGATGAGATTAGTGGAAGAGAATCCATCGGTTGCTCTAACCAGTTCAGTGTAAGAAACTCTGGGGAATTGGTCCTCCAATGGAGTTACAATGGGAGCATTATTTTTTTTGGACTTTTGCTTGTGTCGAAGGATGAAAAAGGAGAATAGAAGGCTCACACACAAGACTGCTCCAGCTACGGGAATCACTATTTTCAGTAGTAGAGGCCACTTTCTCTTTTTGTATGATCTTCCTTGGCATGCGGGCAAGTGCAATGCTGGAACACCCCCACAGAGTCCATTATTTCCTTCGACTGAAACTCGAGTTGCATTTTTGAAGACCCCCTTTACCGGCACTTCTCCTTCGAGACGATTAAAAGACAAGTTCAAATTTTCCAAGAGATTCAAGTCTTCGAGAAAAGCTGGAATAGGCCCTGTTAAATTGTTATGTGAGAGATCTAGTAGTTGAAGGGCCTTTATGTTGCTCAAGGTTTGAGGAATTATCCCTTGGAATAAATTGTTGTGCAGATATAACTCCTCCAATACCTCACAGTCACCAAGAGTGCTGGGAATATTACCAGAGAGCATGTTCCAAGAAATATCTAGATTTTGTAGATTCTTCAAATTTTCGATCTCTGGAGGGAGAGATCCAACAAATGAATTAGaagataaatcaaaataaatggaTAGGGAAGAAAGGCTTACGATCTCTTTGGGTATGGTTCCACTAAGCTGATTGTTAGAGAGGTCCAAGGCTGATAGGTGTTGAAGGTTTCCAAGGCTTGGAGGTATGGGGCCTTGCAGGTAATTCTGATCCAAAAAGAGTTTAGTCAATAGAGTGAGATTGCCTAGAGAGAATGGAATCTGCCCTGTAAACCTGTTCATATGCAAGCCGAGGATCTCTAGCCTTGAAAGCATCCCGATACTTTCTGGAATAGTACCGGTGAGATGGTTATCCTCCACACCGAGCACATTCAGGTTGGCCAGGTTTCCAATTCCATGGGAATTCTCCCCGAGATTTGGTTGCTTCCCATAACAAGTATTGGAGATGTGAAGAGAGGTTGACTACTGAGTTGGGTAACATGCCTCCTAGCATATTTTATCCAGTGCCAGCACCTCTAATTGGCTGCAGTTgccaaggagtcgatgaattccCACTCCCTGGCATTCTTTGCCTCGAGCTGATTAGATTCTAGATTTAAATATTGTAAGCTTGCTAATCTTCCAAGTTCCGACGGCACCCTTCCACTAAAGTTGTTACTTGACATGACAATGACATGAAGTCCCGAGGCATTAGCTAGTGTAGGAGGAATGGGTCCATCAAATTTGTTAGCATCCAATAGAAGGCCCTGAAGATTAGGAAGGGTGACACCAATGTCTGGTGGAATGCTCCCTTGCAGATCATTACCTGCTACTGCGAAGTGAGTGAATGATGACATGTTGTAAAGCCGGCCAGGGATTGTACCTTTGAGATTGTTGGCAGACAATTGAAGATATTCCAGGGTTGTAAGCTGGCTAATCTCCTCCGGAATGCTGCCATGCAGATGATTCATATCGAGTTGGAGTATTGTGAGCGATGACAGGTTACCGATTGAAGGTGGAATGAATCCACTAAGGCTGTTGTTCCAAAGATCCAGCTCACCAAGCTTTGTAAGGGAGGCAATGTCCCCTGGAATCTTTCCTTTGAGCTGGTTGCTCGACAAGTCAAGAGTTAGTAGCTCAAAGCAGTAAGTCACGTTCACAGGGATGACCCCTTGGAATGAATTGAAACTCAAGTTGAGATGTTTTAGGCGGCGCAAACGGCCTAACTCCGGTGGAATCTCGCGGATGAAACCATTGTTTTGGAGGTCGAGCCGGTGAAGGAAGGTGAGGTTTCCaatggagggagagagagagcccTCCAATCCGCAAGAGCTGAGGTTCAAGGCGACGACCCTCTGCTGGTGCTTCCTGCTGCATGTGACGCCCTCCCAATTGCAGAAATGGATGGTGTTGTTCCACGAGCCTAGAGCTTTCGAGGGATCATAAATTGTTTGATCTTTGAAAGCAAGCAGTAATAAATAGTCGGTCTCGTTTCCGAATGGAATAGCTCCCATGGCATCAACCCCGGATGGGACCAACAAGCATGAGGAGGaccagaggaagaagaagatcaacCCCATGTTTAGTATCAGTAGTGGAAGTTCCATGCTCTGTTGTGGAACAGAAATTGTGCGGCGCTGCTTCATAAATATTGTTTGGAGGTGGCGAGAGCTGTCCTGGTGAAGACTAAACAATTAGTCAacattcttcctttttcttttttatggtaatgGAGGCAGAAAGGTGTGAGAACAGGTTTGCAAACAGAACAATGAAAAATATAAGGGAGAAGTCTACAGCTAAGAGAGGATTTACGTGCGATTTCCGCACACCGAGGACTCCTTCACGCTCCCGTCTCGCTCTCGCTCAGTCTCTCTCACAGATGTTCTTTCTCACTCTCTTGCCCCCTTTCTCTGCTATGACATTCTTTTTCTTGTTGCTCTCTCGTTCTCCGTCCCTCTCATGACTCTCTCTCAGTCTCTCCTACATCTCCTTTCTCTAAACTTGTTCCCGAAGAGATTCGCTATGTCCTGTGACAAAAAAATAAGATCAAACTAGTAATCTGTTTctctaaaagaaataaaaaattaattaaatctttgatagttttaaaaattttaaaaattattttaaattattagcatATTGCTTAATAGACCCATGTACGTGGGTGGTTTTGAATTGTTAGGTTTCGATGACcggattaaatttattttgatttttgtcaTTTGTATGGTAAgtgacttaatattttttaatatattttttaaattttattaatttttgcatCTCTTTAATTGAATGGTCAAGTATGTTATGTTTTATTTACAGtatgaaaattaaatatatattttgatatttctgTAAATAAATtagtttaatatataatttattctgatatagattttaaaaaatactgCTGcccaattaatataattattttcttcaaatatttaatATAGCTATGATTTGTTCTGGCTCCATCAATGAGGATTGTATATTGGTTCTGTCGATTTGTAATATGAGAAATTGGTTTTGATACTACACCATCAGTGAACATAATAGTAGTTATCTAAGGACCCGGTATCTGATATCTATTACTCGTATCGGTTGGTTGTAATCAATCCATCCACTAGGTCATGTGGCCATAGCCATTCTAgtattaatttttaaaagtatgtttttgaaaaagaaaaaaattatttattctttgATATGTGATAAGAATTGAATATCACCTGATCAACTATACAAAATTAGTTTTATTATGAATCAATATGCTTTAACCCatcttcaaatattttgtcacttATTGAGCGAGCATCGCTCATTAttgttctttctctatttttcagattctggATTTGAGAAAATGTGCTGGTTGTCTGGAACATTTAGAAGATTTTAATTTGCAAGAATTAAGGATGTCTTGTTATTGATTTAAAAGTATTATGAAATAGATTTATCTTTTAGATAATATATCCGTGGGATTCATTTTATAGACATACAGCATCTGTTAAGCACTCGGTTTTGGCATGTTacatataatatattagagaagacGGGTTGAGAGGTGGAAGATTTATCAATTGCAGGTAGAAACACGTACCTTTCGAGGCTTGAAAGCGGACATTGACCGATCTTTCGGTGCAC
This genomic window from Elaeis guineensis isolate ETL-2024a chromosome 13, EG11, whole genome shotgun sequence contains:
- the LOC140853164 gene encoding LOW QUALITY PROTEIN: uncharacterized protein (The sequence of the model RefSeq protein was modified relative to this genomic sequence to represent the inferred CDS: inserted 1 base in 1 codon) → MKQRRTISVPQQSMELPLLILNMGLIFFFLWSSSCLLVPSGVDAMGAIPFGNETDYLLLLAFKDQTIYDPSKALGSWNNTIHFCNWEGVTCSRKHQQRVVALNLSSCGLEGSLSPSIGNLTFLHRLDLQNNGFIREIPPELGRLRRLKHLNLSFNSFQGVIPVNVTYCFELLTLDLSSNQLKGKIPGDIASLTKLGELDLWNNSLSGFIPPSIGNLSSLTILQLDMNHLHGSIPEEISQLTTLEYLQLSANNLKGTIPGRLYNMSSFTHFAVAGNDLQGSIPPDIGVTLPNLQGLLLDANKFDGPIPPTLANASGLHVIVMSSNNFSGRVPSELGRLASLQYLNLESNQLEAKNAREWEFIDSLXNCSQLEQPNLGENSHGIGNLANLNVLGVEDNHLTGTIPESIGMLSRLEILGLHMNRFTGQIPFSLGNLTLLTKLFLDQNYLQGPIPPSLGNLQHLSALDLSNNQLSGTIPKEIVSLSSLSIYFDLSSNSFVGSLPPEIENLKNLQNLDISWNMLSGNIPSTLGDCEVLEELYLHNNLFQGIIPQTLSNIKALQLLDLSHNNLTGPIPAFLEDLNLLENLNLSFNRLEGEVPVKGVFKNATRVSVEGNNGLCGGVPALHLPACQGRSYKKRKWPLLLKIVIPVAGAVLCVSLLFSFFILRHKQKSKKNNAPIVTPLEDQFPRVSYTELVRATDGFSSTNLIGRGGYGSVYKGILGPQQTIVAVKVFNLQYRGASKSFLAECEVLKSARHRNLVKIMTSCSMVDFRGNDFKALIFEFIPNRSLENWLHPELDQHNHLERLSLLQRLNIAIDVAEATDYLHNNCRPAIVHCDLKPSNILLDNEMVAHVGDFGLARFISKATPSSLTDKNSSIRIRGSLGYIAPEYGTGGPVSTSGDVYSYGILLLEILTGKRPVDDIFKDGLSLRKFVEIAFSDRIITIVDPLMPLAEEESKTHECLVSIAKIGLACSHELARERLNMSDLVTTMHTIRDAYIGTRVH